The following coding sequences lie in one Treponema sp. OMZ 790 genomic window:
- a CDS encoding hemolysin family protein translates to MGIMDLFKKKGSVNNILKESLNDEKRDMIRGVVDLSDTAVKEVMIPRIDVDFLALDTPGDEILDRISESGHSRFPVYDESIDNVIGILYVKDIIKLLTKNQKIELDKIVRRAFFVPESKRIDALLAEFKRRHVHIAVAVDEYGGVSGIVCMEDIIEEIVGDIQDEFDNEGDDITEIASGVWLCDARVDLDDLAETIKSEDLPVDEFETLGGFVFDLFGKIPAKYEKTAWNDFDFIVQDMDGHKVKTVKIVYNKDLQN, encoded by the coding sequence ATGGGAATAATGGATTTATTTAAAAAAAAGGGTAGTGTAAACAATATTCTAAAAGAGAGCTTAAACGATGAAAAGCGCGATATGATACGCGGCGTTGTAGATTTATCGGATACGGCGGTTAAAGAGGTAATGATTCCGCGTATTGACGTAGATTTTTTAGCCCTTGATACGCCCGGCGACGAAATTTTGGACAGAATATCTGAAAGCGGTCATTCCAGATTTCCTGTTTATGACGAGTCTATCGACAATGTTATAGGCATTCTTTATGTTAAGGATATTATTAAACTTTTAACTAAAAATCAAAAGATCGAGCTTGATAAGATAGTGCGCCGTGCTTTTTTTGTTCCGGAATCTAAACGTATAGATGCTCTTTTGGCCGAGTTCAAAAGGCGCCATGTTCATATCGCAGTTGCCGTTGACGAATATGGGGGTGTTTCAGGCATTGTCTGTATGGAAGACATTATTGAAGAGATTGTAGGCGATATTCAGGACGAATTTGATAATGAAGGAGATGATATTACCGAAATAGCCTCAGGAGTGTGGCTTTGCGATGCCCGTGTTGATTTGGATGATTTAGCCGAAACAATTAAAAGTGAAGATCTGCCTGTAGATGAGTTTGAAACTCTGGGCGGCTTTGTATTCGATCTATTCGGAAAGATACCTGCCAAATATGAAAAAACGGCATGGAATGATTTTGATTTTATCGTTCAGGATATGGACGGGCACAAGGTTAAAACCGTTAAAATTGTTTACAATAAAGATTTGCAAAATTAA
- the ybeY gene encoding rRNA maturation RNase YbeY — translation MSNSISVSFNDEPPGAIDPLRVENFISTVLNDLNLDNWDISLLFCDDGFIRNLNKQYRNIDSPTDVLSFEQGDEYFDDEGEKRFMAGDIVISLDSLNFNAEEFNVGIDEELKRLIVHGILHLNGMDHSDNSPEQEMLKFQEKLLGQYKNIIIYRV, via the coding sequence ATGTCTAATTCAATCAGTGTGTCATTTAATGATGAACCTCCGGGGGCTATCGACCCTTTAAGAGTCGAAAACTTTATCTCCACGGTTTTAAACGATTTAAACCTCGATAATTGGGATATTTCTCTGCTTTTTTGCGATGACGGTTTTATCCGCAATTTGAATAAACAGTATAGAAATATCGATTCTCCCACTGATGTGCTTTCTTTTGAACAGGGAGATGAGTATTTTGATGATGAGGGAGAAAAAAGGTTTATGGCAGGAGATATAGTCATAAGTCTTGACAGTCTTAACTTTAATGCCGAAGAATTTAATGTAGGAATAGATGAGGAATTAAAACGGCTCATTGTTCACGGAATTTTGCATTTAAACGGAATGGATCATTCCGACAATTCTCCTGAACAGGAAATGCTCAAATTTCAAGAAAAATTGCTTGGTCAATATAAAAATATAATTATTTATCGGGTATAG
- a CDS encoding HD family phosphohydrolase, which translates to MIKNKKQNKLKEKLSSISLIFKRNKAFVISVLVSFLILSVLIYINAYENSGFSKLTISDFEAGMVSDRDVISNRNIEAIDEKATEIRKTAAKHSIKAVFYKDNSVSENMIREYSEFASFIIGLKDSSKSFTAFKFMFMEKYPVLLSEVDLERIYKSKSFYEITSLALSILKQLLDIGIIEMPLTGLEELNDAEISLRKNQNQKQSYTNVFLTNLVLFYNVKAQIKTFLSDMKKSNLELDVLSVLLPFAQPNILFDAEETEKRVEEALKKVLPVKITIEKNQKIIRRGFIISEDAYTRLKAYIGDGKYVDFWQIAAGIVFLTLSMITSLFLFSQKIIGQNLDFKFKLLLLISFDIVYILLLFVSGISFFSYPLNIVPVLPITFFTMLIAALISRKISVLTVFVFTLAVFGATGFKIQPALFAVLAGLAGAGMVNITGRRMDLIKTASGLILVQPLILLCMFLIFPDSSNDKSVLLLGTAANGFISGILVLGFLPILETLMNVPTNFRLMELSDLNSPIMKKMLITVAGTYNHSMMVASLAESACREIGANSILARVGAYYHDIGKMEQGEYFVENQTNYNKHMDINPRLSATVIRSHVKIGIEKAKQLHLPQAVIDIIAEHHGNSCISYFYAKAKELDPNVDIEDFSYPGIPPRSKESAVVMLADIVEAACRTLEKPSVPRLEKFIDELVSGKIKAGQLDNSDLTFREVNIIKASFVKILAGYYHSRIEYPNQKNIDDDESVQAQKENNNV; encoded by the coding sequence ATGATAAAGAATAAAAAGCAAAATAAGTTAAAAGAAAAATTATCCTCCATAAGTCTTATATTTAAAAGAAACAAGGCTTTTGTAATTTCGGTTTTGGTAAGTTTTTTAATTTTATCGGTATTGATTTATATCAATGCATACGAAAACTCCGGTTTTTCCAAATTGACGATTTCGGATTTTGAAGCCGGAATGGTATCGGATCGGGATGTAATATCGAACCGAAACATAGAAGCTATTGATGAAAAAGCGACGGAAATACGGAAAACTGCTGCAAAGCACTCCATAAAAGCCGTTTTTTATAAAGATAACTCTGTTTCTGAAAATATGATAAGGGAATATTCGGAATTTGCAAGTTTTATAATCGGATTAAAAGATTCATCTAAGAGTTTTACTGCTTTTAAATTTATGTTTATGGAAAAATATCCGGTACTTCTTTCGGAAGTTGATTTGGAACGCATATATAAGTCCAAAAGTTTTTATGAAATAACTTCGCTTGCACTGAGCATTCTAAAACAACTTTTAGATATAGGTATTATAGAAATGCCTCTTACGGGGCTTGAAGAATTAAATGATGCGGAAATAAGCCTGCGTAAAAACCAAAATCAAAAGCAGTCCTATACAAACGTATTTTTGACAAACTTGGTTTTATTCTACAATGTAAAAGCTCAGATTAAAACCTTTCTTTCCGATATGAAAAAATCGAATCTTGAATTGGATGTTTTAAGTGTTCTTTTGCCGTTTGCTCAACCCAATATTTTGTTTGATGCCGAAGAAACGGAAAAAAGAGTGGAGGAAGCTTTAAAAAAAGTTTTACCTGTAAAAATAACCATAGAAAAAAATCAGAAGATTATAAGGCGGGGCTTTATAATATCGGAGGATGCTTATACACGCCTTAAAGCCTACATAGGGGATGGAAAATATGTAGATTTTTGGCAGATTGCTGCCGGTATAGTTTTTTTGACCCTGTCAATGATAACGAGTTTATTTTTATTTTCACAGAAAATTATAGGGCAAAATTTGGATTTTAAATTCAAATTACTCCTTTTAATTTCGTTTGATATTGTTTATATTTTGCTTCTTTTTGTTTCGGGGATTTCATTTTTTTCTTATCCCCTTAATATTGTACCGGTACTGCCTATTACCTTTTTTACAATGCTGATTGCCGCTTTAATTTCGCGGAAAATTTCTGTTCTTACGGTTTTTGTGTTCACCCTTGCCGTTTTCGGTGCAACAGGATTTAAAATTCAGCCGGCACTCTTTGCTGTGCTTGCCGGGCTGGCCGGAGCAGGCATGGTAAATATTACAGGACGCAGAATGGACCTTATCAAAACCGCTTCCGGCTTGATTCTTGTGCAGCCGTTGATTTTGCTTTGTATGTTCTTGATTTTTCCTGATTCTTCAAACGATAAATCCGTTCTTTTATTGGGAACTGCAGCAAACGGTTTTATAAGCGGAATACTTGTTTTGGGATTTTTGCCTATTTTAGAAACTTTAATGAACGTGCCGACCAATTTCCGTCTTATGGAATTGTCGGATCTTAATTCTCCCATCATGAAAAAAATGCTTATAACTGTTGCAGGAACCTATAACCATTCTATGATGGTAGCCTCTCTGGCTGAAAGCGCCTGCCGCGAGATAGGAGCAAACTCTATTTTAGCCCGTGTCGGCGCCTATTACCATGACATCGGAAAAATGGAGCAGGGAGAATATTTTGTAGAAAACCAAACAAATTACAACAAACATATGGACATAAACCCGCGGCTTTCGGCTACGGTAATAAGAAGCCATGTAAAAATAGGAATTGAAAAAGCAAAACAGTTACACTTGCCTCAGGCCGTCATCGATATAATAGCCGAGCACCATGGAAACAGCTGCATATCCTATTTTTATGCAAAAGCAAAAGAACTTGACCCGAATGTCGATATCGAGGATTTTTCTTATCCCGGAATACCTCCCCGTTCAAAAGAGTCGGCTGTGGTTATGCTTGCAGACATAGTTGAGGCTGCATGCCGCACCTTAGAAAAGCCTTCTGTTCCCCGGCTTGAAAAATTTATAGATGAGCTCGTATCCGGGAAAATAAAGGCCGGACAGCTTGATAACTCAGATTTGACATTCCGTGAAGTCAACATAATAAAGGCTTCCTTCGTAAAAATTTTAGCCGGATACTATCATTCTCGAATAGAGTATCCCAATCAAAAAAATATTGATGATGATGAGAGCGTACAAGCTCAAAAGGAAAACAATAATGTCTAA
- a CDS encoding PhoH family protein produces the protein MEDAYTIVLKDEQVLSALCGANDRNLDFLERYLGVPVVCRGNEVSVLSADDEVCKKFQHVVDKAVNSSEIKSENSSEYIESLISTINVSEKQDFASGCIHIPRGIRSVYPKNAHQLEFIHSIRNNDVSFGLGAAGTGKTYLAAACALQMLMSRQVRKIIFTRPVVEAGESLGFLPGDLVQKITPYLRPLYDSIELLMPFELIRQMEESNMIEVAPLAYMRGRTLHNAAVILDEAQNTTREQMKMFLTRMGEGSKLIVTGDPSQSDISSAKGSGLVHAANLLSKIRGIGIVHFSSEDVVRHSLVQKIITAYDKE, from the coding sequence TTGGAAGACGCATATACAATAGTGTTAAAAGATGAACAAGTGCTTTCCGCTCTATGCGGTGCCAATGATAGAAATTTGGATTTTCTTGAACGCTATCTCGGTGTGCCGGTTGTTTGCAGAGGTAATGAGGTGAGTGTTCTAAGCGCTGATGATGAGGTTTGTAAAAAATTTCAGCATGTAGTTGATAAGGCTGTAAATTCCTCTGAAATAAAATCCGAAAACTCATCGGAATATATAGAATCTCTTATTTCCACTATAAACGTTTCCGAAAAACAGGATTTCGCATCGGGATGTATTCATATCCCGAGGGGAATTCGTTCGGTATATCCAAAAAATGCCCATCAGCTTGAATTTATTCACTCAATCCGCAATAATGATGTAAGTTTCGGTCTTGGGGCTGCAGGTACGGGAAAGACTTATTTGGCCGCAGCATGTGCTCTTCAAATGTTGATGTCGCGGCAGGTGCGAAAGATTATTTTTACAAGACCGGTAGTCGAAGCAGGAGAAAGTTTGGGCTTTTTACCGGGTGACCTTGTGCAAAAGATAACGCCTTATTTAAGGCCTCTTTATGATTCTATAGAACTTTTAATGCCTTTTGAGCTTATACGCCAAATGGAGGAGTCCAATATGATTGAGGTTGCTCCTTTGGCCTATATGAGGGGACGAACCCTTCATAATGCCGCCGTAATTTTGGATGAGGCTCAAAATACAACCAGGGAGCAAATGAAGATGTTTTTAACGAGGATGGGCGAAGGTTCCAAGCTCATTGTAACAGGCGATCCCTCTCAATCCGATATTTCATCGGCCAAGGGTTCAGGACTTGTTCATGCAGCAAACCTTCTATCAAAGATCAGGGGAATAGGTATTGTACATTTTTCTTCTGAAGATGTAGTGCGCCATTCTCTCGTTCAAAAAATAATTACAGCTTATGATAAAGAATAA
- the secG gene encoding preprotein translocase subunit SecG produces the protein MGGLGIALLVLFVIICAIIIFLVLLQNEEGDSLGGLFSGGSNSAFGSKSSNVLTRATYVVVALFFITTFLLALITKTPSDSGLSEEAMKKQTETSTEWWKTDSGVDKSDTDSKKDGE, from the coding sequence ATGGGTGGTTTAGGTATTGCATTGTTGGTGCTTTTTGTCATAATTTGTGCGATTATTATCTTTTTGGTTTTGTTGCAAAACGAAGAAGGAGATAGTTTGGGAGGGCTTTTTTCAGGCGGCAGTAATTCGGCTTTCGGTTCAAAATCGAGCAATGTTTTAACAAGAGCTACATATGTCGTTGTTGCCCTGTTTTTTATAACGACTTTTTTATTGGCACTTATTACAAAAACTCCATCGGATTCAGGCTTGTCTGAAGAGGCAATGAAAAAACAAACTGAAACATCAACCGAATGGTGGAAAACCGATAGCGGTGTCGATAAATCGGACACCGATTCAAAAAAAGACGGTGAGTAA
- the tpiA gene encoding triose-phosphate isomerase: MKKFYIAANWKMNMNRSEAKALAEQMKAGLKDGKNKYMIAPSFTLLQDVSAVLKGSNILLGAQNMGLEEKGAHTGEVSVLQLLDVGVQAVILGHSERRHIYKETDDLINKKIKLALKHGLEVILCVGELLEEREAGHAEAVCERQIKKGLADVSVKDLDKITIAYEPVWAIGTGKNASPEDADAIHASIRKTLAGIYGEEAAKNMIIQYGGSMKPENAEGLLKKPNIDGGLIGGAGLKTETFFPMALFST; the protein is encoded by the coding sequence ATGAAGAAGTTTTACATCGCGGCAAATTGGAAGATGAATATGAATAGATCCGAGGCCAAAGCTCTCGCAGAACAAATGAAAGCAGGTCTAAAAGACGGAAAAAACAAATATATGATAGCTCCGTCCTTTACTCTTTTGCAGGATGTTTCTGCCGTATTAAAGGGTTCCAATATTTTGCTGGGAGCGCAAAACATGGGCTTGGAAGAAAAAGGAGCTCACACGGGTGAAGTGTCCGTCCTTCAACTTTTGGATGTCGGAGTTCAAGCCGTTATTTTAGGCCATTCCGAAAGACGCCATATTTATAAAGAAACCGATGATCTTATCAATAAAAAGATAAAACTCGCATTAAAACACGGATTGGAAGTTATCCTATGTGTCGGAGAACTTTTGGAAGAACGCGAGGCAGGACATGCCGAAGCCGTATGCGAAAGGCAGATAAAAAAAGGCCTTGCAGATGTATCCGTAAAAGATTTGGATAAGATAACAATAGCTTATGAGCCTGTTTGGGCAATAGGTACAGGAAAAAATGCGAGCCCGGAGGATGCCGACGCAATCCATGCTTCAATAAGAAAGACTTTAGCCGGTATTTACGGCGAAGAAGCTGCAAAAAATATGATAATACAGTACGGTGGTTCCATGAAACCCGAAAATGCCGAAGGCCTCTTAAAAAAGCCCAATATTGACGGCGGCTTAATAGGCGGGGCAGGGCTTAAAACCGAAACATTCTTTCCGATGGCTTTGTTTTCTACTTGA
- a CDS encoding MBL fold metallo-hydrolase translates to MKVYLHFSPQLFANTYLIGNEKTKEALIIDPAKITEKIIQQIEKNKFDLKAVLLTHNFESPYETGLNTILKIYSPKVYAGSCFSENITINTLRGDGTIDLAGYSVRYFAIPAQSSMFKIENLVFTGTSLSAGMIGQTTNVYAAKTLQDILKIKLMNLDDKLIIMPFYGPPTSVGIERKFNVSLFKDFESKSL, encoded by the coding sequence ATGAAAGTTTATCTTCATTTTTCGCCTCAACTTTTTGCAAATACTTATCTTATAGGTAATGAAAAGACCAAAGAAGCTCTTATCATTGACCCTGCAAAGATTACGGAAAAAATTATACAACAGATTGAAAAAAATAAATTTGATCTTAAAGCTGTTTTATTGACTCATAATTTTGAAAGTCCCTATGAGACAGGGCTCAATACTATTTTAAAAATTTATAGTCCGAAAGTTTATGCCGGAAGCTGTTTTTCGGAAAACATAACGATAAACACATTGAGAGGAGACGGAACTATAGATCTGGCCGGTTATTCTGTAAGGTATTTTGCAATTCCGGCTCAATCATCCATGTTCAAAATTGAAAACCTTGTGTTTACCGGAACTTCCTTATCCGCAGGAATGATTGGTCAGACTACAAATGTGTATGCCGCAAAAACCTTGCAAGATATTTTAAAAATAAAACTCATGAACTTAGATGATAAGCTTATCATCATGCCGTTTTACGGTCCTCCTACTTCAGTGGGTATAGAACGTAAATTTAATGTTTCTCTTTTTAAAGATTTTGAAAGTAAATCCTTGTAA
- a CDS encoding pentapeptide repeat-containing protein — MFNFDKKTEYEDFLELLKKSDSLNGLNLSGLEFEGLNFSKKSFTGCFFSNSKFKNCNCSNLHLRMCFFDFCEIDSCNFQSSDIQFSSFGGAKIIRTDFKNSELLQNNFNGIKAEEVSFNDSDLYSSRFMYSILKDVYFQNCNLKKTLFLYIQENGVSYKSSNTREAIFVEGDEFI; from the coding sequence ATGTTTAATTTTGATAAAAAAACTGAATATGAAGATTTCCTCGAGCTTTTAAAAAAATCGGATTCTTTAAACGGCTTAAATTTATCCGGGCTGGAATTTGAAGGCTTGAATTTTTCAAAAAAATCTTTTACCGGATGCTTTTTTTCGAACAGTAAATTCAAAAACTGTAATTGCAGTAATTTACATCTTAGAATGTGTTTTTTTGATTTTTGCGAAATAGATTCCTGTAATTTTCAAAGTTCCGATATTCAGTTTTCATCTTTTGGCGGAGCAAAAATTATCCGCACGGATTTTAAGAATTCCGAGCTTTTACAAAATAATTTTAACGGAATTAAGGCTGAGGAAGTTTCCTTCAATGATTCCGATCTTTACAGTTCGCGGTTTATGTATTCGATTTTAAAAGATGTCTATTTTCAAAACTGTAATCTTAAAAAGACATTATTTTTATATATACAGGAAAACGGCGTTTCGTATAAATCTTCCAACACTCGGGAGGCAATTTTTGTTGAGGGAGACGAATTTATATGA
- a CDS encoding PorT family protein — translation MKLKKLFCIGVVVFISATMLPAIDLSAGVGISFNYMRQAIKIKDSAKIGGFNTSIDAKSSTSVPSLGINGFFDAQYFTAKLGMAFNVGKVKASYSYSVKAGGITDSGSGSESIPNLKLTYFELGLFGKYPFNVGIAKLYPVAGFNFKFNTSAKSDGINFREYMTSDQKAALNAYYFVAGFGADIFVAGKFFLRPLGLFGIQMNSPAKNPAIGEALQALHPTLKPKSGFSYMLDIGLSIGYQFK, via the coding sequence ATGAAATTAAAAAAATTATTTTGTATTGGTGTTGTGGTCTTTATTTCTGCAACAATGTTGCCTGCTATTGACCTAAGCGCAGGCGTCGGTATCAGCTTCAATTACATGAGACAAGCCATAAAAATCAAAGACTCTGCAAAAATTGGCGGATTTAATACTTCAATAGATGCAAAGAGTTCGACCTCAGTACCTTCTTTAGGCATAAACGGATTTTTTGATGCCCAATATTTTACGGCAAAACTTGGAATGGCCTTTAATGTTGGAAAAGTTAAGGCTTCATATTCCTATTCGGTTAAAGCCGGCGGAATAACAGATTCCGGATCCGGAAGTGAATCAATTCCGAATTTAAAATTAACTTATTTTGAATTGGGACTTTTTGGAAAATATCCTTTTAATGTAGGAATTGCTAAATTATACCCTGTAGCAGGATTTAATTTTAAATTCAACACATCTGCAAAATCTGACGGCATAAATTTTCGCGAGTATATGACCTCAGATCAAAAAGCAGCATTAAATGCTTATTATTTTGTAGCAGGTTTCGGTGCAGATATATTTGTTGCCGGAAAATTTTTCTTGCGCCCCTTAGGTCTTTTCGGTATTCAAATGAATTCTCCCGCAAAAAATCCCGCAATAGGAGAAGCATTACAAGCACTACATCCCACACTAAAACCAAAATCCGGATTCAGCTATATGCTTGATATCGGCTTGAGTATAGGTTATCAGTTTAAATAA